A single genomic interval of Prunus dulcis chromosome 5, ALMONDv2, whole genome shotgun sequence harbors:
- the LOC117628888 gene encoding protein FAR1-RELATED SEQUENCE 5-like, with product MANKLETRTGCEARTRFAFQDDNGMWKVSHFVSKHNHELAMPEERQFLRSNRKVSKAHLGVIKTMVDAGIRTTNTYSYLSEEVGGSQNVGFTKRDCYNVVNKEKMVMIEAGDAQSLINLFKRKQAEDPMFFYTMQVDQENRMTNFFWRDGRSRIDYDCFGDVVVFDTTYRTNRYNMICAPFVGVNHHWKNVLFGCAFLLDEKTDSFIWLFETFLESMGGRKPKTIFTDQCQAMANGIEKVFPGYVIVYARGIYLKMLQEIWEVIMGILSLTICSTSVFKDIVRQNWNFSLLGMTYWQNSTLQATSG from the coding sequence ATGGCTAACAAATTAGAGACGAGAACAGGTTGCGAAGCTAGAACTCGATTTGCCTTCCAAGATGACAATGGTATGTGGAAAGTTTCTCATTTTGTTTCTAAACATAACCATGAACTTGCTATGCCAGAAGAAAGGCAATTTTTGAGATCAAATAGAAAAGTGTCAAAAGCGCATTTGGGTGTGATTAAAACCATGGTGGATGCAGGAATAAGGACCACAAATACATACTCTTATTTATCAGAAGAAGTGGGTGGGTCTCAAAATGTTGGTTTTACAAAAAGAGATTGCTACAATGTTGTCAATAAGGAGAAAATGGTCATGATTGAAGCAGGTGATGCTCAAAGCTTGATAAACCTTTTCAAGCGCAAACAAGCTGAAGATCCTATGTTCTTTTACACAATGCAAGTGGATCAAGAAAACCGAATGACAAACTTCTTTTGGAGAGATGGAAGGTCACGAATTGACTATGATTGTTTTGGGGATGTGGTAGTATTTGATACTACATATCGAACTAATAGGTATAACATGATATGCGCTCCTTTTGTTGGCGTCAACCACCATTGGAAAAACGTACTATTCGGTTGTGCTTTTTTATTGGATGAGAAAACTGAttcatttatttggttatttGAGACATTTTTAGAATCAATGGGAGGTCGAAAACCGAAGACTATTTTTACTGATCAATGTCAGGCAATGGCAAATGGCATTGAAAAAGTTTTTCCTGGGTATGTCATCGTTTATGCTCGTGGCATATATCTCAAAATGCTGcaagaaatttgggaagtTATTATGGGAATCCTGAGTTTAACCATATGTTCAACAAGTGTCTTCAAGGATATTGTGAGACAGAATTGGAATTTCAGTCTACTTGGGATGACTTATTGGCAAAATTCAACCTTACAGGCAACCAGTGGTTGA